The DNA region tcacatgacccctacgactctgcaagggttcccacccacacagggtttatagcctgcaacttcgtaccagtcatttagaactgatgaagcttcttggatgagaggcgaaacgtcttcaagaaacgcaagcaagtccagttgcctacgatattagcacttacgattaccatgacctggatgactgagaatcttcaccgacaaatTGAGAGTATACTTAACTCATGTAATGAAAACTTCACAAGTTGGAATAAACCCTAGAgtctacatttcccataatgcaacttgaTAGCATCCTTCACCATGCTGCACTCTTATGTGATGGACTGAAGACATGGGAAAGGTTCCTGGCATACATTCCCAAGCATTCACGTCATCTGACAGCTCAAGGAGGTTGTGTAATTGCAGACTAGGCTGTAATAGGGGAAAAAATATTGCACATTGACAATATAGCACTTTATATACATTAAATGTTGGTTTAATAACCATAAAAGGTGGACTGGCTGGTGTGAGGCATCTGTATTTGTTTGCCTTTTGGGCAATTCTGTATTATCAACCTCTAACTCAGATACACTGGCAGGAAAACCTGAGTCATGGATACAACTTAAGATATGGGGAACATTATTTATAAGTCAGAAACTGAAGATTACAGTAATGCCAACATGACATGATCACGGCATCAGACCCTGACTGGTAAATGTCCATATCTTgtacacttttttattttaacacactGTTTTTGTTCAAAGTTTGAAGACTCAAGCCCGGTTTAAGAAAACCTAGGCTGCATAAtcagtgttattttatttagaaagctCCGTCGTGCCACAGCAGACTCGTTGTATGTAGATGCTTTTGAATTATCGTTTTGTTTCGTGCTTTGATAAACCTAATTTCTACATGTTTTATCTGTTTGCACAGAATGCCCAGACGGCCTCCAGTGCATCTCCACCATTCCTAACCATTACAAGAAATTCAACCACACCCTCCTTGCTCATGGTCGAGCAAACGGTGACATGGACCTCCTCAGTCTGTCCCAGCAGGCAGACACCAGCGGGAAGACCAACCTCCCAGGACTGATAAAAAATAATGGCTCTATTTTAGAGTCTTCACAGGATAGTGCTCTCAGTCTCTCTGCCTTATCCAATCGTAGTGTCTCCCCTCACAGTAATCACACTGGAACACCACCATCTAAACTTACAAATGGACTTCTGTTACTGCGCTCACCCGGCCCAGATGattttaagaaaaagaaaggctGGTCAACCTCTACTAAAAGCCAAAAATCTATCAGTGCTTCCCAGGAGAGTAGAACAGAGCTGTCATCCACTCCTGTCAAGGCAGAGAGTGCAAGACAAGCCTCTGAAGTTTTACCCAAAAGTGAACCTTCCCCTGACATCTATGATGCAATatcattttctcctctttctgagTTCCCCACAGAGACTGAAGTCAATAATACTGAATGCAGAAAATCCCTTTTTAATAACgatgcatttgaaaatgagGATGAAAACTCGATGGAGCTGTTCAGTGACGGTTTGTCAAGTGAAGATGAGGTCCTCTCTCAATTTATAGATAATTTGGATACCAATAATGTGCAGGTAAAGGAGCCTGCTTACTTAAACACTCAGCTGGACTCACTCACCTCGTCGCCTCCTGCTAATCAGCCCGCCCCCTCTGCAGTTGCAGAAAACAGAACTGATTCCACAGGTGAAAAAGAAGCTCATTGTAAACCAACCAGTGCTGAAAGTCCATGTAAAAGCAGCTTTCAGTCTCCACAAAGTATTGTTTTAGAGCGCCTGAGAGAAACTATTCTGAGCTCAGATAGcccacatttgaaaaactcgaACGACAGCAGTATTCAAGTGCCTTCATCACAAACCTCTGTTGTCCAAAGACCTCAAAGCATGCCGCCACAGAAGGGCAAGGCAGGTCAGGCCTCCTCTCTGAAGCAGACGGACATTGGGGTGTTTTTTGGCCTCAAACCCCTCAAGGAGAAAGAACCTGAGAGTGGACCAAGTGAAGTCAGCACCACCTCTTTGCTAACACGCAGTGAAAACTCAGGACGGGGACGACAAAGGAGAGATGGGCAGAGGCGACAAAGAGGAGACAGGCAGGGAAGAAGTAAGGCTGGTACATCCGCAGATACCTCACAGGAGGGCACAGTGACTGTAGATAATGCGGTGGATGCtcagggagaaggagggagaggcagGAGTAGGGGATGGAGACAAGGAAGATGGAACAGAGGGAACGCTGATGGAGAGTTGCCACGTTGTCCCTTCTACAAAAAGATTCCAGGTCAGtgatatattgatattgttgcatacattttgtgttttgtaactGAAGataattgtaattttttttttttttttttttttttttttcccactcagGCACAAAGTTTGCCGTAGATGCCTTTCGGTACGGAGAGGTCCAGGGCGTCACTGCCTACTTCCTAACACATTTCCACTCGGACCACTATGGAGGGTTAACCAAGAATTCCACATTTCCAATCTACTGCAATAAAGTAAGTCAAGCTGTGGCGATTTTTAAAACGTGAACGACACCCCAGTATGTGTGCTCCagcacctggtcactacctttttgtAAAGTCCTGCCCTCACCTGCACGCTGTGGCCAGGAATGGGGATGAAACGGGTaccattttaacaaaaaaaaaccatgatAAAATTCCCAACAATTAGTCTTCCAGATGcaggtttgttttgctattcCCTCACTTACAGAGTGGGCGCAGCAGGCAAACCCAAAGAAAGGCTATCTTTTACTGTTATTGCACATTTGATATTCATTTTATAGGTTTACATAAGGTGTTAGctatgttattattataatgtttATGCAGATAAGAAGTTGATAGTGCTGCTAGttttatttgtggttttcaaTATAAAACTTAGTGAAATGATTTCAGTGTGTATATCCGTACCTTTTTGACCTTTTCACCATGTCTCTACCCATGAACGCCCCAAAcatagcaaaataagaagaaaacacaggcagagggctgagtctctgcagatacatacattgccacacacttctagtgggtcattaGAGATAGGGTTAGGAGAAACCTGCATAGTTTACCTTATACATTCCTTAGTTTATGCTTATACTATGTATTTTAAATAGTGGCTAAGTGCCTGATATGGTGTTTTTACTGGCTGGGTCATGCATTAGTTACACCACTGTATTTTGAACTAGGAGTCAGTTATGAATTGTTTTTTACCCCAGATTTAATTTGAGTCCGCTGAAACTACAACCCACACAAACCCACATTTTTATAACTcatacagagaaagaaagagtgtgCGGTATTGTGTCATAAATAAATGGCAGGTCCTCCCTCCCAAGACCTGTTTGTCCCTGAATGCTAAGGAAGAAATTAATGCTTTGAAGGTGCtacaaattcatttttttcttcttcagaaATCCTGTTTATTTGCATTTCATTA from Epinephelus fuscoguttatus linkage group LG20, E.fuscoguttatus.final_Chr_v1 includes:
- the dclre1a gene encoding DNA cross-link repair 1A protein, which gives rise to MSQKDDSENDIWEYKPLQKKKKRQEAPSAPATVTKRRCTIRKTFKRDTSASVRTPDRKVKTAETGHCSSAVNGQSSSQEHNQPLKSSPTGDTDLIDNAAEGSSSGEYCPVCQMPFSILMVQSQRWHVAECLDIPRDTCKECPDGLQCISTIPNHYKKFNHTLLAHGRANGDMDLLSLSQQADTSGKTNLPGLIKNNGSILESSQDSALSLSALSNRSVSPHSNHTGTPPSKLTNGLLLLRSPGPDDFKKKKGWSTSTKSQKSISASQESRTELSSTPVKAESARQASEVLPKSEPSPDIYDAISFSPLSEFPTETEVNNTECRKSLFNNDAFENEDENSMELFSDGLSSEDEVLSQFIDNLDTNNVQVKEPAYLNTQLDSLTSSPPANQPAPSAVAENRTDSTGEKEAHCKPTSAESPCKSSFQSPQSIVLERLRETILSSDSPHLKNSNDSSIQVPSSQTSVVQRPQSMPPQKGKAGQASSLKQTDIGVFFGLKPLKEKEPESGPSEVSTTSLLTRSENSGRGRQRRDGQRRQRGDRQGRSKAGTSADTSQEGTVTVDNAVDAQGEGGRGRSRGWRQGRWNRGNADGELPRCPFYKKIPGTKFAVDAFRYGEVQGVTAYFLTHFHSDHYGGLTKNSTFPIYCNKITGNLVKSKLRVAEQYVHILPMNTQVTVEGVKVILLDANHCPGAAMLLFFLPDGQTVLHTGDFRADPLMETYPELLSCRVQTLYLDTTYCSPEYTFPRQQEVISFAASTAFELVTLNPRTLVVCGSYSVGKEKVFMALAEVLGSKVCLSRDKYNTMCCLESEQVRQHITTDCKAAQVHVLPMMQLSFKKLQDYLARFSGRYDQLVAFKPTGWTFSQQVESVEDIQPQISGNISIYGVPYSEHSSFLELKRFVQWLQPLKIIPTVNVGSWASRKAMEKCFSEWLTETKANP